The following coding sequences lie in one Arachis ipaensis cultivar K30076 chromosome B05, Araip1.1, whole genome shotgun sequence genomic window:
- the LOC107641251 gene encoding protein LYK5-like, with product MDFEYLHNFTDPCYVHKAINTDNILLNKDLRAKIANFTLAKESDREVTSSCSYYTSHVVGTRGYMAPEYLDSGRVTSKMDVYAFGVVLLELITGKDSIIVQDDGSETMLSSIILNLIDKDDAEEKLDLFINPSLVGNSEKVCAIQLVKLSLACLVEEPSRRPNMAEVVLSFLRIYTEIETRTSPCRINDSGSTERLNRIECDGEMKSEECDGE from the coding sequence ATGGACTTTGAGTATCTTCATAACTTCACAGATCCTTGCTATGTTCACAAGGCCATAAACACTGACAATATATTGTTAAATAAAGATCTAAGGGCCAAGATAGCGAATTTCACTTTGGCTAAAGAATCAGATAGAGAAGTAACAAGCTCTTGTTCTTATTACACATCACATGTTGTGGGAACTAGGGGTTATATGGCTCCAGAGTATCTTGATTCAGGGAGAGTCACATCGAAGATGGACGTGTATGCGTTCGGAGTGGTGCTGTTGGAATTGATCACTGGCAAAGATTCTATTATTGTGCAGGATGATGGAAGTGAGACGATGCTTTCATCAATCATATTGAATCTCATTGACAAAGATGATGCAGAAGAGAAACTCGATTTGTTCATTAATCCTAGTCTCGTGGGAAATAGTGAGAAGGTCTGTGCAATTCAGCTAGTTAAGCTAAGCCTAGCATGCTTGGTTGAAGAACCTTCAAGGAGACCAAACATGGCAGAAGTGGTCTTGAGTTTTCTTAGAATATATACAGAAATTGAGACAAGAACGTCACCCTGCCGCATCAATGACAGTGGAAGCACGGAGAGGTTAAATCGTATAGAGTGTGACGGAGAAATGAAGAGTGAAGAGTGTGACGGAGAGTAG
- the LOC107641252 gene encoding lysM domain receptor-like kinase 4 yields MDNTIVLFTLSFLLVSSNGIMSQQNYSGNSVLSCSNNDAEGPSSDFLYTCNGFQKSCLTFLIFKSQTPHNTIATISNLTSSNPEDLARFNNATHSTLFRTGKEVIVPLNCFCPTREHDDDYDEYYQAQTTYVLPKDPTYFITATDTFQGLTTCDSLQRYNPYGVLDLHPGMVLHVPLRCACPTARQAGSGTKSLLTYSVNWGDNVSNIATRFHVNASSMVDANGLSSENEMLYPFTIVLILLTSEPNSTITKVQNGQPPSPTTLYTVRKDKTKTKRKRIIVALTSSASFLFFLFVVLSLVFVRRKRLEIFFRGDRRGRTKQVFSEQIREGLASIELLSKVYKFDEIKEAHENFSASNRTKGSVYPGVFGKERETMAIKKMNFGASKEVNLLGRINQFNLIKLEGYWEKDGSFYLVFEYMENGC; encoded by the coding sequence ATGGATAATACTATTGTTCTCTTCACACTAAGCTTTCTTCTTGTATCTTCAAATGGCATCATGTCACAGCAGAATTATTCAGGAAACTCAGTACTAAGTTGCAGCAACAACGACGCAGAGGGTCCTTCTTCAGATTTCCTATACACCTGCAATGGATTCCAAAAATCTTGCTTAACCTTTCTCATATTCAAATCCCAAACTCCTCACAACACCATTGCCACAATCTCCAACCTCACTTCCTCAAACCCAGAGGACCTTGCAAGGTTCAACAACGCCACTCATTCCACACTGTTCCGAACCGGCAAAGAAGTCATTGTCCCTCTCAATTGTTTTTGTCCAACCAGAGAacatgatgatgattatgatgagtACTATCAAGCCCAAACCACATACGTTCTGCCAAAAGATCCAACATATTTTATAACAGCAACTGATACCTTTCAGGGATTAACCACGTGCGATTCTCTCCAGCGTTACAATCCTTATGGGGTTCTTGATTTGCATCCTGGCATGGTGTTGCACGTGCCCCTCAGATGTGCTTGTCCGACGGCGCGTCAAGCCGGTAGCGGCACCAAGTCTTTGCTGACCTACTCGGTTAATTGGGGTGATAACGTCTCTAATATCGCAACACGGTTCCATGTCAACGCAAGTAGTATGGTTGATGCCAATGGTTTATCCTCAGAAAATGAAATGCTCTATCCATTCACAATTGTCCTGATTCTATTAACAAGTGAACCCAACAGCACAATAACCAAAGTTCAAAATGGTCAACCACCTTCTCCAACTACTCTTTACACTGTAAGAAAGGATAAGacaaagacaaaaagaaaaagaatcatAGTTGCTCTTACTTCCTCTGCAAGCTTCTTGTTTTTTCTGTTTGTCGTTTTATCTCTCGTGTTTGTGCGTAGAAAGAGATTAGAAATTTTCTTCAGGGGAGATAGAAGAGGCAGAACAAAGCAAGTGTTTTCAGAACAAATACGTGAAGGGTTAGCAAGCATTGAGCTTCTTTCCAAAGTGTACAAGTttgatgaaattaaagaagcacaTGAGAATTTCAGTGCAAGCAACAGAACCAAAGGCTCTGTCTACCCTGGGGTATTTGGTAAGGAGAGGGAAACCATGGCGATCAAGAAGATGAATTTCGGTGCCTCTAAGGAAGTGAATTTGTTAGGAAGGATCAATCAATTCAACCTGATAAAGCTGGAAGGTTACTGGGAAAAAGATGGATCCTTCTATCTTGTTTTTGAGTACATGGAAAATGGTTGTTGA